GGGCCGAGGACAGTGAACGCGAGCGGTTCGGCAAGGGCGAGATCAAGGGGGTCATCGCGCCGGAGAGCGCCAACAACGCGTCCGCGGGCGGTGAGCTGGTGCCGTTGCTGGCATTCGGCGTGCCGGGCGGAGCGACCTCGGCGATCCTTCTGGCCGCGTTCCTGATCCTCGGCATCAACCCTGGCCCCGAGATGCTGGGCGAGAAGCTGGCCTTGAGCTTTTCCATGGTGATCGTGCTCGTCCTGTCGAACCTGCTGGCCACCGGAGTGTGTATCGCCATCACCCGTCCGGCCGCGCGCATCGCCTTCCTGAGAAGCAACCTGCTGATTCCGGCGCTGCTGTTGTTCGTCCTGTTCGGCTCGTACGTCGCCTATCCTCACCCGCTTACACTGGTCCTCACCCTGGTGTTCGGCGCGCTGGGCTACCTCATGATGCGCTTCGACTGGGCACGAGCGCCGCTTCTGGTGGGTTTCATCCTGGGGCCGCTGGCGGAGAACAACCTGGCCATTTCGCTGGCTAGCTATGGCGTAGCGTTCCTCAGCCGGCCGATTCCGCTGGTGTGCGTGGCGGTCATGGCGCTGGTGGTCTTCGTCGGGATTCGCCGGGGGGTACGTCAGCCGTGACGGGAGTTCGCGAGATCGCCCTGGGAGGCGCATTCGTGGCGCTGTTCGCCTGGATTGTCTTCACCGCGGCGGGATGGCAGCCGGAAACCGCCACGTTCCCCTTGCTCATCGGCGTCACCGGGCTGGGGTTGGCCGTGTGGGCGGTGGCGAGCGACGTGTTGCGCCGGCGATCGACTCCCGCCAAGGCTGACGGGACGACGGCGGAGGATTCGGCAAAGGCGCGCGCCGCGTTCGTCTGGATCGCCGTCTTCTTCGCGCTGGTGCTGCTGATGGGCTTCCGCGCCGGTCTGCCGCTCGCCGTGCTGGCCTACTACCGCGTGGAAGCGCGCGTGGGCTGGGTGGCGGCCGTCGCCGCCGCGCTCGTGTGCGCGGCGTTTCTCCACGTCGCCGTGGTGTACCTCTATCTCCCGCTGTACCGCGGATTCGTATTCCTGCCGTAACCGGGCGCCCCTGGATTCCCGCTTCCGCGGGAATAACGTTTCGGGGCCGTTGGCGCTTCACCCGTGCGCCGCCCTCAGATCCCGTACAGCCGCTTCGGATTCGCGTTGAGGATCTTGTCCTTGGCGGATTCGCTCACGTCCCGCCGTTCCCGGAACGCCCGCACCGCGAAGCGGTCGCGGTCGCCGTGGGGCATGTCCGAGCCGAAGACGATGCGGTCCTCGCCCACCAGGTCGAGCACCTGCGGCAGCAGCGGGTCCTCCACCTCGGTGCTGAGGAACAGGTTGCCCCGGCTCATGTACTCCGCGGGGGACACGGCGGCCCGGGGCGCGGCCTCGGGAATGGACTTGCCGAATCGCGTGGTGAAGCCGAAGCGGTGCTCCAGCCGGTCCATGAGGAAGTGGACCCAGAGGCAGCCGGCCTCCAGGAACGCCACCCGCAGCGTCGGGAAACGGTCCAGCACCCCGCCGGTGATCATGGCGGTGAAGCCCATGAGCAGCGGCACCAGGAACGGGATGATGGTGCCGGGGTAGAGGTGGTCGTACATGTTGCTCAGGGGCGGGCACGACCACCCCACGTGGACCGCCAGCGTCAGGTCCTCCTGCGCCAGCGCCTCGTAGAACGGGAAGAGGCTCGGGTGGTCCAGAGTGCGCTCGCCCACGGTGCCGAGGATCATCACCGCCACCGCTCCCAGCCGCTTGGCTTCGCGCACCTGCGCCACCGAGGCCGGGATGTTGTGAAGGTCCACCACCGCGGTCCAGTGGAGCTGGTCCGTGGAACTCGTGGTGTCCGCCAGCCAGCGGTTGTAGGAGCCGCACAGGGCCGCGCCGAGATTGGGATCGTCCACCAGCGGATGGACCAGGAAGAAACTCGGGTAGATGACCTGCACGCCCAGGTCCTCGTCGGCCATGTCCTTGAGGCGCGCGTCCGGGCTGCTGATCTCGATGCTCTCGATGCTTTCCGGCTTGGATGCGGTATAGAAGGAGCGTTGCCCCTCGTAGTGTGCCGGCGTCCCCATGTTGTGGCAGCCGCGGCCGAACAGGCGCGGGTAGATCTGGTCCTCGACGCGCCAGTAGAGCCGCCCCTCGGAGTTGACCACCTGCGGCCGGCGCTTGCGGAAGGCGGGGTCCAGGTAGGCGTCGGCGAAAGTGGCCGGAGACTCTTCCACGTGGGCGTCGGCATCGATTACGATCATCGGGGGGTCCTCCCTTGATTGACGAGTGCCCCCGCGCGGATGGGTGATCCGGGGAGACGTTGGCACCCATACCGCAATTCCGAAACGGCGCGCAAGAACACGCACCCGAAGGTGATGACCGGTCCGGTCCAGGGCACCGGCGGGCGACGGAGCAGGAGGTGAATATGCCCGTTCTCTTGACCAACGACGACGTCAGGGAGCTCGTCTCGCCGGAGACGGCGGTGGAGGTCATGCGGGAGACCTATCGCAGCCTCGCCGAAGGGACGGCGGTGACCCGGACCCGGAGCCAGACCTTCGCGGAGACATCGCACCCCGGGACCTTCGTCGAGCTCCGCACCATGGACGGCATCGTGCCGGCCTTCGATTCCGTGGGCATGCGCATCCTGCCCGACCTGCACCGCTGGCCGCGCATCGGCGACAACCTGCGCTACGACAAGGTGCCCAAGAAGAACGGCAAGTTCCTCGCCTTCGACCTGATCTTCGACCTCGAGACCGCCGATCTCCAGGCGGTGGTCCAGGACGCCTGCCTGCAGAAGCTGCGCATCGCTGGGACCCACGGCGCCGCCGCCGAATACCTGGCGCCGGCGCGGGCGTCCCGCGTCGGCATCATCGGCTCGGGATGGCTCGCCGAAGGCGTGCTCATGGGACTCCGCGTCGTCCGGGCCATCGAGTCCATCCAGGTGTTCAGCCCCACCGCGGCCAACCGGGAGCGGTTCGCCAGAAACGCGCGGGAGAACCTCGGGCTCGACGCCGTCGCGGTGGATACGCCGGAAGCGGTCACACGGGACGTGGATATCATCGTCGTGTGCACCAACACCATCGATCCGGTCTTCTTCGGAGAGTGGCTCGGCGCGGGCGTACACCTCGACGCCATCTCCGGCCGCGACGTTGACGAGGTGAGCTTCGCGCGCGCGGACTACACCGTGCTGAGCATGCGGGAAGGGCGCTGCAACGAAGGCCTGAACTTCGCCCCGCCGGTGCTGCGCGAAACCCTGGCGCCGCGTTTCGCGCCGTTCGAAAAGAACGTGCCGTGGGATGACTACGCCGAGCTGGGGGAGGTCATCACCGGAAAGGCGCGCTCGCGGGAGAACGAGGAGGAAATCACGTTCTTCTGCAACAACGTCGGCTTCGGCGCCCAGTTCGCGGCCCTGGGCGGCAAGGCCGTGGCCCTGGCCAGGGAACGCGGGCTGGGCGCCGAGTTCTCCATCGACGACTGGTACGAGGACGAACGCTGACAGAGGTGACGTATCCGCGCGGCGTCCGTCCGGCTACGGGTGCACGTCCTGGGTGAACCA
This Deltaproteobacteria bacterium DNA region includes the following protein-coding sequences:
- a CDS encoding amidohydrolase family protein, whose amino-acid sequence is MIVIDADAHVEESPATFADAYLDPAFRKRRPQVVNSEGRLYWRVEDQIYPRLFGRGCHNMGTPAHYEGQRSFYTASKPESIESIEISSPDARLKDMADEDLGVQVIYPSFFLVHPLVDDPNLGAALCGSYNRWLADTTSSTDQLHWTAVVDLHNIPASVAQVREAKRLGAVAVMILGTVGERTLDHPSLFPFYEALAQEDLTLAVHVGWSCPPLSNMYDHLYPGTIIPFLVPLLMGFTAMITGGVLDRFPTLRVAFLEAGCLWVHFLMDRLEHRFGFTTRFGKSIPEAAPRAAVSPAEYMSRGNLFLSTEVEDPLLPQVLDLVGEDRIVFGSDMPHGDRDRFAVRAFRERRDVSESAKDKILNANPKRLYGI